A stretch of the Capsicum annuum cultivar UCD-10X-F1 chromosome 8, UCD10Xv1.1, whole genome shotgun sequence genome encodes the following:
- the LOC107845820 gene encoding calcium-dependent protein kinase 26, which yields MGNNCVHEKISKDGFFSSLWWSRSTDMIMYEKKESSSQASTDSIPNKPPELVKIDSNPSDVKGAEQVIIIVTDEKKDARVVKPEDMIKISVDLKPVQITGPEKAKPAEPAKPRKPHNVKRMASAGLQVDSVLKTKTGHLKEHYNLGDKLGHGQFGTTFLCIEKGTGKKYACKSIAKRKLLTDEDVDDVRREIQIMHHLSGNPNVISIKGAYEDPVAVHVVMELCTGGELFDRIIKRGHYSERQAAELARTIVGVVEACHSLGVMHRDLKPENFLFVNDEENSPLKTIDFGLSMFFKPGQIFDDVVGSPYYVAPEVLRKRYGPEADIWSAGVIIYILLSGVPPFWGESEEEIFDEVLHGDIDFELNPWPKISQGAKDLVRRMLVKDPKKRLTAHEVLCHPWVQIDGVAPDKPLDSAIFTRLTQFSAMNKLKKMAIRVIVERLSEEEIAGLKEMFKMIDTDNSGQITFDELKIGLKKFGANLNESQIHDLMKAADVDNSGTIDYGEFVAAMLHANKIEKEDYLFAAFSYFDKDGSGYITADELQKACEEFGIEDVHLEELIQEADQDNDGRIDYNEFVAMMHKGNADLGKKRLPNNFNIGYREAMSAC from the exons ATGGGGAACAATTGTGTTCATGAAAAGATCTCGAAGGATGGATTCTTCAGTTCTTTATGGTGGTCGCGATCAACGGATATGATCATGTATGAGAAAAAAGAAAGTAGTTCCCAAGCATCTACTGATTCTATTCCGAATAAGCCTCCTGAATTGGTGAAGATAGACAGTAATCCATCGGATGTTAAAGGGGCTGAGCAGGTTATCATTATAGTTACGGATGAGAAGAAAGATGCACGGGTGGTGAAACCGGAGGACATGATCAAGATATCAGTTGATTTGAAACCTGTACAGATTACGGGACCTGAAAAGGCTAAACCGGCTGAGCCTGCGAAGCCGAGGAAACCTCACAATGTGAAGAGGATGGCTAGTGCAGGACTGCAGGTCGATTCtgttttgaaaaccaaaaccgGTCATCTAAAGGAGCATTATAATCTCGGGGATAAACTCGGGCATGGACAATTCGGTACTACATTCCTTTGTATAGAAAAGGGAACGGGGAAGAAGTATGCGTGTAAGTCTATTGCAAAAAGGAAGCTGTTGACAGACGAAGATGTGGATGATGTACGAAGAGAAATTCAGATAATGCATCACTTGTCGGGGAATCCTAACGTTATTTCAATCAAAGGGGCTTATGAGGATCCTGTtgcagttcatgttgttatgGAATTATGTACTGGAGGTGAGCTCTTTGATCGGATTATTAAGCGAGGGCATTACTCGGAGAGACAGGCTGCTGAGCTTGCAAGAACAATAGTCGGTGTGGTAGAAGCTTGCCACTCTCTCGGAGTAATGCATCGGGATCTTAAGCCTGAAAATTTTCTCTTTGTCAATGACGAAGAGAATTCACCTCTTAAGACTATAGATTTTGGGCTTTCGATGTTCTTCAAGCCAG GACAAATATTTGATGATGTCGTTGGAAGTCCTTATTACGTTGCACCAGAAGTTCTGCGTAAGCGTTATGGACCAGAAGCTGATATCTGGAGTGCAGGTGTTATAATTTACATTCTTCTAAGCGGCGTTCCTCCATTTTGGGGAG AAAGTGAGGAGGAAATATTTGATGAGGTTTTACACGGTGATATTGACTTCGAGTTAAATCCTTGGCCTAAAATCTCTCAAGGTGCGAAAGACTTGGTCAGGAGAATGCTCGTTAAAGACCCCAAAAAGCGACTAACAGCACACGAAGttttat GTCATCCTTGGGTGCAAATCGATGGTGTGGCCCCAGATAAGCCTCTCGATTCTGCTATATTCACGCGCTTAACACAGTTTTCTGCTATGAACAAGTTGAAGAAAATGGCTATCAGG GTTATTGTGGAGAGGCTTTCTGAAGAGGAAATCGCTGGCTTGAAAGAGATGTTTAAAATGATCGATACAGATAACAGTGGCCAAATTACTTTCGATGAACTAAAGATAGGATTAAAGAAATTTGGAGCTAATCTTAACGAATCACAGATACACGATTTGATGAAGGCC GCGGATGTTGACAATAGTGGAACGATTGACTATGGGGAGTTTGTAGCTGCAATGTTGCACGCCAACAAAATCGAGAAGGAAGATTATTTGTTTGCAGCTTTCTCATATTTCGACAAAGATGGGAGCGGATATATTACAGCTGATGAACTTCAAAAGGCTTGTGAGGAATTCGGCATTGAAGATGTTCACTTGGAAGAATTGATACAAGAAGCTGATCAAGACAAT